Genomic segment of Synergistaceae bacterium:
ACGAATCTTTTATCACGCTGGGCAGGGAAAACAGATCTATTAATAATTTCCGGCGGATTAGGGCCGACTCATGACGATAAAACACGTTACGCAATCACAAAATTTTTAGGCTGCGAATTAGAATCAAGTCCCCTCTACGATAAAATTTTAGAACGCGTCAAACACGATAAATTACGATATGAACGACTCGCAAAAACCCGCGACCCTCAAGCGTTAATCCCGGCAAAAGCTCAAGCAATTTACAACCCGACCGGCTCTGCTCTGGGAATAAAATTTATCGTCAACAACACAAAAATTTTCGCTCTTCCCGGCGTTCCTATGGAATATGAGTCAATGATACGTCAGGAATTACCCGAAATTTTTTCGCGCGATAATAAAAATTGCTGGACCTCTGTTATAATTCTCGGCCTGCCTGAACTCGAAATCGCTCATAGAATCCCCGAAATAATAAATAATCAAGCTCTTCACGTTTCAATATTGCCCGCGTCGCCTCAAGTCGAATTAATCATCAGGGGAAATCCTGAACTCGTCGAGAATGCAGAAAATTTGACTCGATCGCGCTTTGATAATGTTTTGCCGAAAAATTGCATGTCCCTAGCTGAAGCAGTCTTACACGAGGCCAAGACTCATAACGTAAAAATTTCTTGCGCTGAGTCATGTACAGGCGGATTAATCGGTGCAGCTTTAACAGATATTGCGGGAAGCTCTGAATCTTTTAACGGTTCGGCGGTAACTTACAGCAACGAGGCCAAGCAAAAAATTTTAGGCGTAAAGAGTGAGACTCTAAAAAATTT
This window contains:
- a CDS encoding nicotinamide-nucleotide amidohydrolase family protein, with the translated sequence MNNAVLAAIGDELLSGVRLEKNCNFMAWHLHNNGVEVRKIEVIPDTESEITNLLSRWAGKTDLLIISGGLGPTHDDKTRYAITKFLGCELESSPLYDKILERVKHDKLRYERLAKTRDPQALIPAKAQAIYNPTGSALGIKFIVNNTKIFALPGVPMEYESMIRQELPEIFSRDNKNCWTSVIILGLPELEIAHRIPEIINNQALHVSILPASPQVELIIRGNPELVENAENLTRSRFDNVLPKNCMSLAEAVLHEAKTHNVKISCAESCTGGLIGAALTDIAGSSESFNGSAVTYSNEAKQKILGVKSETLKNFGAVSQECALEMAEGAIKIYDSDFAVSVTGIAGPDGGSESKPVGLVYFGLASREKSAAFKKVFPGNRNEIRTRTVRFALAELWRTIRDNNPSPVL